A region of Homo sapiens chromosome 17, GRCh38.p14 Primary Assembly DNA encodes the following proteins:
- the ZBTB4 gene encoding zinc finger and BTB domain-containing protein 4 isoform X1, whose product MPPPAEVTDPSHAPAVLRQLNEQRLRGLFCDVTLIAGDTKFPAHRSVLAASSPFFREALLTSAPLPLPPATGGAAPNPATTTAASSSSSSSSSSSSSSSSASSSSSSSSSSPPPASPPASSPPRVLELPGVPAAAFSDVLNFIYSARLALPGGGGDGAAVAEIGALGRRLGISRLQGLGEGGDAWVPPTPAPMATSQPEEDSFGPGPRPAGEWEGDRAEAQAPDLQCSLPRRPLPCPQCGKSFIHPKRLQTHEAQCRRGASTRGSTGLGAGGAGPGGPAGVDASALPPPVGFRGGPEHVVKVVGGHVLYVCAACERSYVTLSSLKRHSNVHSWRRKYPCRYCEKVFALAEYRTKHEVWHTGERRYQCIFCWETFVTYYNLKTHQRAFHGISPGLLASEKTPNGGYKPKLNTLKLYRLLPMRAAKRPYKTYSQGAPEAPLSPTLNTPAPVAMPASPPPGPPPAPEPGPPPSVITFAHPAPSVIVHGGSSSGGGGSGTASTGGSQAASVITYTAPPRPPKKREYPPPPPEPAATPTSPATAVSPATAAGPAMATTTEEAKGRNPRAGRTLTYTAKPVGGIGGGGGPPTGAGRGPSQLQAPPPLCQITVRIGEEAIVKRRISETDLRPGELSGEEMEESEEDEEEEDEEEEEEDEEESKAGGEDQLWRPYYSYKPKRKAGAAGGASVGGSGLPRGRRPPRWRQKLERRSWEETPAAESPAGRARTERRHRCGDCAQTFTTLRKLRKHQEAHGGGSHSSRAGRRPSTRFTCPHCAKVCKTAAALSRHGQRHAAERPGGTPTPVIAYSKGSAGTRPGDVKEEAPQEMQVSSSSGEAGGGSTAAEEASETASLQDPIISGGEEPPVVASGGSYVYPPVQEFPLALIGGGREPGGGRGKSGSEGPVGAGEGDRMEGIGAAKVTFYPEPYPLVYGPQLLAAYPYNFSNLAALPVALNMVLPDEKGAGALPFLPGVFGYAVNPQAAPPAPPTPPPPTLPPPIPPKGEGERAGVERTQKGDVG is encoded by the exons ATGCCCCCCCCTGCAGAGGTGACGGACCCGTCCCATGCCCCCGCCGTCCTGCGCCAGCTCAATGAACAGCGGCTCCGTGGCCTCTTCTGTGACGTCACCCTCATAGCCGGAGACACCAAGTTCCCTGCTCACCGCAGCGTCCTGGCTGCTTCAAGTCCCTTCTTCAGAGAGGCCCTGCTCACTTCAGCCCCACTACCCCTTCCACCAGCTACTGGGGGCGCCGCACCCAACCCTGCCACCACCACagctgcctcttcctcctcctcctcttcctcgtcttcttcctcttcttcctcctctgcttcttcttcttcttcctcttcctcttcctctccccctccAGCCTCTCCCCCTGCTTCTTCCCCACCCCGGGTCCTGGAGTTGCCAGGAGTCCCAGCAGCTGCGTTTTCTGATGTCCTCAACTTCATCTACAGCGCCCGGCTCGCACTGCCTGGTGGTGGAGGGGACGGGGCAGCTGTAGCAGAGATTGGAGCTTTGGGGCGCCGTCTGGGCATCTCCCGCCTtcagggcctgggggagggaggtgATGCCTGGGTACCTCCTACCCCAGCCCCCATGGCCACCTCGCAGCCTGAAGAGGACAGCTTTGGGCCCGGGCCCAGGCCAGCTGGGGAGTGGGAGGGTGACAGGGCTGAGGCCCAGGCCCCTGACTTGCAGTGCTCCCTGCCCCGGcggcccctcccctgcccccagtgTGGAAAAAGCTTCATCCATCCCAAACGGCTGCAGACCCATGAGGCCCAGTGCCGACGAGGGGCCAGCACGCGGGGGTCTacagggctgggagctgggggcGCTGGCCCTGGTGGTCCTGCAGGGGTGGACGCCTCAGCCCTGCCTCCACCAGTGGGCTTCCGAGGGGGCCCCGAGCACGTGGTGAAGGTGGTGGGCGGCCACGTGCTGTATGTGTGCGCGGCCTGCGAGCGTTCCTACGTGACCCTGTCCAGTCTGAAGAGACACAGCAATGTACACTCGTGGCGGAGGAAGTACCCCTGCCGCTATTGTGAGAAAGTGTTTGCTCTGGCGGAGTACCGCACGAAGCATGAAGTGTGGCACACGGGGGAGCGCAG GTACCAGTGCATCTTCTGTTGGGAGACCTTTGTCACTTACTATAACCTGAAGACCCACCAGCGAGCCTTCCACGGCATTAGCCCGGGCCTCCTTGCCAGTGAGAAGACACCCAATGGAGGCTACAAGCCCAAGCTCAATACACTCAAGCTCTACCGCCTGCTCCCCATGCGGGCAGCCAAGCGGCCCTACAAGACCTACAGCCAGGGAGCCCCGGAGGCTCCCCTTTCTCCAACCCTCAACACACCGGCCCCTGTGGCAATGCCAGCCAGCCCGCCGCCTGGGCCTCCACCTGCCCCAGAGCCTGGCCCTCCACCCTCTGTCATCACTTTTGCCCACCCAGCCCCCTCTGTCATTGTCCATGGGGGCAGTAGCAGTGGTGGAGGGGGGAGTGGGACGGCCAGCACAGGAGGGTCCCAAGCTGCCTCGGTTATCACTTACACTGCTCCCCCGAGGCCACCCAAGAAACGAGAATACCCACCTCCTCCCCCTGAGCCTGCAGCCACACCCACCAGCCCAGCCACAGCAGTCAGCCCAGCCACCGCTGCAGGGCCAGCCATGGCCACCACCACGGAGGAGGCCAAGGGCCGGAATCCACGGGCTGGAAGGACTCTGACTTACACAGCCAAGCCAGTGGGCGGGATTGGTGGAGGTGGGGGTCCCCCCACAGGGGCTGGCCGGGGCCCCTCTCagctgcaggctccacctccactGTGTCAGATCACTGTGCGAATAGGGGAGGAGGCCATCGTCAAGCGCCGCATCTCAGAGACTGACCTGCGTCCTGGGGAGCTGAGCggagaggagatggaggagaGTGAGGAGGACGAAGAGGAGGAGgacgaagaggaggaggaggaggatgaggaggaatcAAAGGCTGGTGGGGAGGACCAGCTCTGGAGGCCCTACTACTCCTACAAGCCTAAGCGCAAGGCTGGAGCTGCTGGAGGTGCCAGTGTGGGGGGCAGTGGGCTGCCCCGAGGCCGCCGGCCACCACGTTGGAGGCAGAAGCTGGAACGGAGGAGCTGGGAGGAAACCCCAGCGGCCGAGAGCCCAGCGGGACGTGCCCGCACAGAGCGGAGGCACCGATGCGGGGACTGTGCCCAGACCTTCACCACCCTGAGAAAGCTGCGGAAGCACCAAGAGGCCCACGGTGGGGGCTCCCACAGCTCCCGGGCCGGACGGAGGCCCTCCACCCGCTTTACCTGCCCCCACTGCGCCAAGGTGTGCAAGACCGCAGCTGCCCTGAGCCGCCACGGGCAGAGGCATGCTGCTGAGCGGCCCGGGGGCACCCCAACCCCTGTCATTGCCTATTCCAAGGGCAGCGCTGGCACCAGGCCCGGGGATGTCAAGGAGGAAGCCCCCCAAGAGATGCAAGTCTCCTCATCCAGCGGTGAGGCAGGTGGCGGGAGCACTGCTGCTGAGGAAGCTTCCGAGACCGCCTCACTCCAGGACCCTATCATTTCAGGGGGTGAGGAGCCCCCAGTAGTGGCAAGCGGGGGCAGCTATGTATACCCACCTGTGCAGGAATTTCCACTGGCCTTGATTGGGGGCGGCCGGGAACCTGGCGGTGGCAGGGGAAAATCTGGGAGTGAAGGGCCAGTGGGGGCTGGTGAGGGGGACCGGATGGAGGGGATAGGGGCTGCCAAAGTCACTTTCTACCCTGAGCCCTACCCGCTCGTCTATGGCCCCCAGCTCCTTGCCGCCTACCCTTACAACTTCAGTAACTTGGCCGCTCTCCCGGTTGCTCTCAACATGGTCCTACCTGATGAGAAGGGTGCGGGGGCCCTTCCCTTCCTACCAGGGGTCTTTGGCTACGCAGTGAATCCTCAAGCAGCACCCCCTGCCCCACCAACACCACCTCCCCCAACTCTTCCTCCACCAATTCCCCCtaagggagaaggggaaagggcAGGGGTTGAGAGAACCCAGAAGGGCGATGTGGGGTGA
- the SLC35G6 gene encoding solute carrier family 35 member G6 gives MAGSHPYLNPPDSTHPSPPSAPPSLRWHQCCQPSDATNGLLVALLGGGLPAGFVGPLSHMAYQASNLPSLELLICRCLFHLPIALLLKLRGDPLLGPPDIRGRAYFYALLNVLSIGCAYSAVQVVPAGNAATVRKGSSTVCSAVLTLCLESQGLSGYDWCGLLGSILGLIIIVGPGLWTLQEGITGVYTALGYGQAFVGGLALSLGLLVYRSLHFPSCLPTVAFLSGLVGLLGSVPGLFVLQPPVLPSDLPSWSCVGAVGILALVSFTCVSYAVTKAHPALVCAVLHSEVVVALILQYYMLHETVAPSDIVGAGVVLGSIAIITAWNLSCEREGKVEE, from the exons ATG GCTGGCAGTCACCCCTACTTGAACCCGCCTGACTCCACACACCCATCGCCGCCCTCCGCTCCACCCAGCCTCCGCTGGCACCAGTGCTGCCAGCCCTCTGATGCCACCAATGGCCTGCTGGTGGCCCTGCTGGGTGGGGGCCTGCCTGCTGGCTTCGTGGGCCCCCTTTCTCATATGGCTTACCAGGCTTCCAACCTGCCCTCGCTGGAGCTGCTCATCTGTCGATGCCTCTTCCACCTCCCTATTGCCCTGCTACTTAAACTGCGTGGCGACCCCCTTCTGGGACCTCCTGACATCCGAGGCCGGGCCTACTTCTATGCCCTGCTCAACGTCCTCAGCATTGGATGTGCCTACAGTGCGGTTCAGGTGGTGCCCGCTGGCAACGCTGCCACTGTTCGCAAAGGTTCTTCCACCGTCTGCTCCGCCGTCCTCACCCTCTGCCTTGAGAGCCAGGGTCTCAGTGGCTACGACTGGTGTGGACTGTTGGGCAGCATCCTAGGACTAATCATCATTGTGGGACCTGGACTCTGGACACTACAGGAGGGGATCACGGGTGTCTACACCGCCCTGGGCTATGGGCAGGCTTTCGTGGGAGGACTGGCGCTGTCCCTGGGGCTTCTGGTCTATCGTTCTCTGCactttccctcctgcctcccaacaGTGGCCTTCCTATCTGGCTTGGTGGGGCTGCTGGGCTCTGTGCCAGGCCTCTTTGTGCTGCAGCCCCCCGTGTTGCCCAGTGATCTCCCGAGTTGGAGTTGTGTGGGGGCAGTGGGGATCCTCGCCTTGGTCTCCTTCACATGTGTGAGCTATGCGGTCACCAAGGCCCACCCTGCCCTGGTGTGCGCTGTCCTGCATTCCGAGGTGGTGGTGGCCCTTATACTGCAGTATTATATGCTCCATGAGACTGTGGCACCTTCTGACATCGTGGGGGCAGGGGTTGTGCTGGGCAGCATTGCCATCATCACAGCCTGGAACCTCAGCTgtgagagggaagggaaggtggaGGAGTGA
- the SLC35G6 gene encoding solute carrier family 35 member G6 isoform X1 has product MVSAGSHPYLNPPDSTHPSPPSAPPSLRWHQCCQPSDATNGLLVALLGGGLPAGFVGPLSHMAYQASNLPSLELLICRCLFHLPIALLLKLRGDPLLGPPDIRGRAYFYALLNVLSIGCAYSAVQVVPAGNAATVRKGSSTVCSAVLTLCLESQGLSGYDWCGLLGSILGLIIIVGPGLWTLQEGITGVYTALGYGQAFVGGLALSLGLLVYRSLHFPSCLPTVAFLSGLVGLLGSVPGLFVLQPPVLPSDLPSWSCVGAVGILALVSFTCVSYAVTKAHPALVCAVLHSEVVVALILQYYMLHETVAPSDIVGAGVVLGSIAIITAWNLSCEREGKVEE; this is encoded by the exons ATGGTGAGT GCTGGCAGTCACCCCTACTTGAACCCGCCTGACTCCACACACCCATCGCCGCCCTCCGCTCCACCCAGCCTCCGCTGGCACCAGTGCTGCCAGCCCTCTGATGCCACCAATGGCCTGCTGGTGGCCCTGCTGGGTGGGGGCCTGCCTGCTGGCTTCGTGGGCCCCCTTTCTCATATGGCTTACCAGGCTTCCAACCTGCCCTCGCTGGAGCTGCTCATCTGTCGATGCCTCTTCCACCTCCCTATTGCCCTGCTACTTAAACTGCGTGGCGACCCCCTTCTGGGACCTCCTGACATCCGAGGCCGGGCCTACTTCTATGCCCTGCTCAACGTCCTCAGCATTGGATGTGCCTACAGTGCGGTTCAGGTGGTGCCCGCTGGCAACGCTGCCACTGTTCGCAAAGGTTCTTCCACCGTCTGCTCCGCCGTCCTCACCCTCTGCCTTGAGAGCCAGGGTCTCAGTGGCTACGACTGGTGTGGACTGTTGGGCAGCATCCTAGGACTAATCATCATTGTGGGACCTGGACTCTGGACACTACAGGAGGGGATCACGGGTGTCTACACCGCCCTGGGCTATGGGCAGGCTTTCGTGGGAGGACTGGCGCTGTCCCTGGGGCTTCTGGTCTATCGTTCTCTGCactttccctcctgcctcccaacaGTGGCCTTCCTATCTGGCTTGGTGGGGCTGCTGGGCTCTGTGCCAGGCCTCTTTGTGCTGCAGCCCCCCGTGTTGCCCAGTGATCTCCCGAGTTGGAGTTGTGTGGGGGCAGTGGGGATCCTCGCCTTGGTCTCCTTCACATGTGTGAGCTATGCGGTCACCAAGGCCCACCCTGCCCTGGTGTGCGCTGTCCTGCATTCCGAGGTGGTGGTGGCCCTTATACTGCAGTATTATATGCTCCATGAGACTGTGGCACCTTCTGACATCGTGGGGGCAGGGGTTGTGCTGGGCAGCATTGCCATCATCACAGCCTGGAACCTCAGCTgtgagagggaagggaaggtggaGGAGTGA